In one window of Candidatus Sulfuricurvum sp. RIFRC-1 DNA:
- the argH gene encoding argininosuccinate lyase, translating into MEKMWSGRFTQDASTLLEKFNASIMFDQKLYREDIEGSIAHAKMLAHQGILTNDEAALIESGMAQVLSEIESGNFEWKIGDEDLHMAIEKRLTSIIGEAGKKLHTARSRNDQVALDFRRFVLRKNREIVAQIKALMDVVVDIARDHTTTLLPGMTHLQHAQPINFAFHLLAYASMFKRDCERFESSVERNNISPIGCAALAGTPHNINREMTAKTLGFDSVSINCLDTVSDRDFALEILFNISTLMMHISRLAEEIILWSSYEFRFVELSDQYSTGSSIMPQKKNPDVPELLRGKTGRVFGNLMGLLTVMKGLPLAYNKDTQEDKEGVFDSVETAELSLEILREALRTMTIKPHNMARACKLGHLSATDLADYLVEHCGVPFREAHHITGRAVARAEVLGIDLSDIDYSELKAIDDRIKEDVIPYLAIEHSMNARTSQGGTAEVRTLEQIIYFDHYLKDIK; encoded by the coding sequence ATGGAAAAGATGTGGTCCGGACGTTTCACGCAAGATGCGTCAACCCTTTTGGAAAAATTTAATGCCTCGATCATGTTTGATCAAAAACTTTACCGTGAGGATATCGAAGGCTCCATCGCACACGCTAAAATGCTGGCACATCAGGGTATTCTAACGAATGATGAGGCTGCTTTGATCGAATCCGGGATGGCTCAGGTTTTGAGTGAAATCGAATCCGGTAATTTTGAATGGAAAATCGGTGATGAAGATTTGCACATGGCGATCGAGAAGCGGTTAACTTCGATTATCGGAGAAGCAGGTAAAAAGCTTCATACTGCCCGCAGCCGCAACGATCAGGTAGCCCTCGATTTCCGTCGTTTTGTACTCCGTAAAAATCGTGAGATTGTTGCACAGATCAAAGCGTTGATGGACGTGGTTGTTGATATTGCACGGGATCATACGACGACGTTGTTGCCGGGTATGACTCATTTACAGCACGCTCAGCCGATTAATTTTGCATTTCACCTTCTAGCCTATGCCTCAATGTTTAAACGTGATTGTGAGCGTTTTGAGAGCTCTGTGGAACGAAATAATATCTCTCCGATCGGATGTGCCGCGTTAGCGGGGACTCCGCATAATATTAACCGCGAAATGACCGCAAAAACACTTGGATTTGATTCTGTGAGCATTAACTGTCTCGATACGGTAAGTGATCGCGATTTTGCCCTTGAAATCTTGTTTAATATTTCGACGTTGATGATGCACATCTCCCGTTTGGCGGAAGAGATTATTTTGTGGTCGAGCTACGAATTTCGATTCGTGGAACTCTCCGATCAGTATTCGACCGGAAGCTCAATCATGCCGCAAAAGAAAAATCCCGATGTTCCTGAGTTACTTCGCGGAAAAACGGGACGTGTTTTTGGAAACTTGATGGGACTTTTGACGGTGATGAAAGGGTTGCCGTTAGCGTATAACAAAGACACCCAAGAGGATAAGGAGGGGGTGTTTGACAGCGTTGAAACGGCTGAACTCTCTCTTGAAATTCTTCGTGAAGCACTCCGTACTATGACGATCAAGCCTCATAATATGGCTCGTGCGTGTAAGCTAGGACATCTTTCCGCGACTGATTTGGCCGATTATCTGGTTGAGCATTGCGGAGTACCTTTTCGTGAAGCGCATCACATCACCGGACGCGCCGTTGCTCGTGCCGAAGTGCTCGGAATCGATTTGAGCGATATCGATTATTCAGAACTCAAGGCTATTGATGATCGTATCAAAGAAGATGTCATCCCCTATTTGG
- the hemA gene encoding glutamyl-tRNA reductase: MHYLIVSFSHKNSTLGIREKLAFVDETAQLNAMKQLNATLCISESMVLSTCNRVEIFCSCNDTEAATETLFSLLAKHSGLTAHELHERADIFDDEGGIHHLFSVASSLDSMVVGETQISGQLKDAFKLSQDNGYSAQKIARAMSYAFKCAAEVRNATNISSKPVSVASVAIAKVKESVGEVRDKKALVIGSGEMSVITCKHLSAQGVDVTVMNRTFEKAEAIARECNARVRSYDEIAYAINENELLFTATGSLTPIITDEMIKPTPFDRYWFDMAVPRDIECDSDLWSIRLFYVDDLKEIVSENIALREDEAKLSYVIIRRHVIGFFEWLKTLSVEPLIKNMYLRASDAAFQESTRVLENGYIPKEYEQAVHKATLQALKRFLHPFAERMRDGSDPMRVDALIESMSFLMNQEEGDDLSQNSCTYYPKGK; encoded by the coding sequence ATGCACTATTTGATTGTTAGCTTTTCGCACAAAAACTCGACGCTTGGGATACGGGAGAAGCTTGCTTTTGTGGATGAAACGGCGCAATTAAATGCTATGAAGCAACTCAATGCAACCCTTTGTATCAGTGAATCGATGGTTCTTTCCACCTGTAATCGTGTTGAAATTTTCTGCAGTTGTAACGATACAGAGGCGGCAACAGAGACACTGTTTTCTCTTTTAGCCAAACATTCAGGACTCACTGCACACGAGCTGCACGAACGGGCCGATATTTTCGATGATGAAGGGGGGATTCACCACCTTTTTAGTGTTGCCAGTTCGCTTGACTCAATGGTTGTGGGAGAGACACAAATCTCCGGACAGCTCAAAGATGCCTTTAAACTCTCTCAGGACAACGGGTATTCTGCCCAAAAGATTGCTCGTGCAATGAGCTATGCGTTTAAATGTGCCGCTGAGGTACGCAATGCGACCAATATCTCCTCTAAACCGGTTTCGGTTGCGAGTGTTGCGATCGCGAAAGTCAAAGAATCGGTTGGAGAGGTAAGGGATAAAAAAGCGCTCGTGATCGGTTCGGGCGAGATGTCGGTGATTACCTGTAAACATCTTAGTGCCCAAGGGGTCGATGTGACGGTGATGAATCGCACGTTCGAGAAAGCCGAAGCGATAGCACGGGAGTGCAATGCACGCGTACGATCGTATGATGAAATCGCTTATGCGATTAATGAAAACGAGCTTCTCTTTACTGCTACAGGGTCATTGACCCCTATTATTACCGACGAGATGATTAAACCGACTCCGTTTGATCGATATTGGTTCGATATGGCAGTTCCGAGAGATATCGAATGCGATAGCGATCTTTGGTCGATTCGTCTTTTTTATGTGGATGATCTCAAAGAGATTGTCTCAGAAAATATTGCTTTGCGTGAAGATGAAGCGAAACTCTCTTACGTTATCATCCGTCGTCATGTGATCGGTTTTTTCGAATGGCTTAAAACTCTCTCGGTTGAGCCGTTGATCAAAAATATGTATCTCAGAGCTTCCGATGCCGCATTTCAAGAATCGACGCGCGTACTCGAAAATGGCTATATCCCTAAAGAGTATGAGCAAGCCGTCCACAAAGCAACTCTTCAGGCGTTAAAGCGGTTTTTACACCCGTTTGCCGAACGGATGCGTGATGGTTCCGATCCGATGCGTGTTGATGCTCTGATCGAATCGATGAGTTTTTTAATGAACCAGGAAGAGGGAGATGATTTATCTCAAAACTCCTGTACCTATTACCCTAAAGGAAAATAA
- the hemC gene encoding hydroxymethylbilane synthase yields MKKLTIATRGSKLALWQSNHIKSVIESNFSDVEVELKIIITSGDKILDVPLAKIGGKGLFLKEIEESMLRGEAQMAVHSLKDVPTLMPEGLLLSAITLREDVRDAMLSEKYPDITSLPQGAVVGTSSLRRRMQLVKQRPDLVIKDLRGNVDTRIRKLKEGEFDAIILAAAGINRLGFSDLVEYFYPISLDEMLPAMGQGALGIETVNEPWVLEIASFLEDENSRIETTIERGFVDTLNGGCQVPIGVSARVQPNGEVIVRSTLGMPDGSEMMGDEIIVSKEHLSRVGEAMAERLISQGAMELLHRAEVMANKG; encoded by the coding sequence ATGAAAAAACTCACCATCGCAACACGTGGAAGCAAACTTGCCCTTTGGCAATCGAATCATATTAAATCGGTTATTGAATCGAATTTCAGTGATGTCGAGGTAGAACTGAAAATTATTATTACTTCAGGGGATAAGATTTTGGATGTACCTTTGGCAAAAATCGGAGGAAAAGGGCTGTTTCTTAAAGAGATCGAAGAGTCGATGCTTCGCGGTGAGGCACAAATGGCGGTTCATTCACTGAAAGACGTTCCTACCCTCATGCCGGAGGGGTTATTGCTTTCGGCGATCACTCTGCGTGAAGATGTCCGTGATGCGATGCTCAGTGAAAAATATCCTGATATTACTTCATTGCCTCAGGGTGCGGTTGTGGGTACTTCTTCATTGCGCCGCCGTATGCAGCTTGTAAAGCAGCGTCCTGATCTGGTGATCAAAGATTTACGCGGGAATGTCGATACCCGTATCCGTAAGCTCAAAGAGGGTGAATTCGATGCGATTATCTTAGCCGCAGCAGGAATTAACCGTTTGGGCTTTAGTGATTTAGTAGAATACTTTTATCCAATTTCCCTCGATGAGATGCTTCCGGCTATGGGGCAGGGGGCTCTTGGGATTGAGACGGTCAATGAGCCGTGGGTTTTGGAGATCGCGTCATTCCTCGAAGATGAGAACAGCCGTATCGAAACGACGATTGAACGCGGGTTTGTGGATACCCTTAACGGTGGATGTCAGGTTCCGATCGGTGTGAGTGCACGGGTTCAACCCAACGGTGAAGTCATCGTCCGCTCAACGCTCGGTATGCCTGATGGCTCTGAAATGATGGGGGATGAAATCATAGTATCAAAAGAGCATCTCTCACGTGTCGGTGAAGCGATGGCGGAGCGTTTGATTTCTCAGGGTGCAATGGAATTATTGCATCGTGCTGAAGTCATGGCGAACAAGGGATAA
- the rsmH gene encoding 16S rRNA (cytosine(1402)-N(4))-methyltransferase RsmH, protein MQETPHIPVLYREVIEAFSECKEGNVIDCTMGYGGHSSLLLDNNGALTLIGIDQDPTAIAFSSKRLEPYGNRVEIRRGRFSEVASEVLGEKGDKICGILADIGVSSLQLDQRERGFSYESDTLDMRMNPDAPLSAYEVVNEYSQSALETILREYGEVTNSRKVAEVIVQRRPFNSAKELSNAIFHLMPKGKKIHPSTLVMQAIRIEVNDELGELTRLLDAIESSAIKHLRVAIITFHSLEDRIVKNRFSKWAKNCICPDDAMRCTCGNKNAIGKIITKKPLSAQDDELRANSRSRSAKLRIFEIRRD, encoded by the coding sequence GTGCAAGAAACTCCCCATATCCCTGTCCTTTATCGCGAAGTGATTGAAGCATTCTCTGAGTGTAAAGAGGGAAATGTTATTGATTGTACGATGGGATACGGAGGACACTCTTCATTATTGCTTGATAATAACGGTGCTTTAACACTGATCGGAATCGATCAAGATCCTACCGCAATTGCCTTCTCCTCAAAACGTCTTGAACCCTATGGTAACCGCGTAGAGATTCGTAGAGGCCGTTTCTCTGAGGTTGCTTCGGAGGTGTTAGGTGAAAAAGGGGATAAAATTTGCGGTATTTTGGCCGATATCGGGGTTTCATCCCTTCAACTCGATCAACGGGAACGGGGATTCTCATACGAGAGCGATACCCTCGATATGCGGATGAATCCTGATGCCCCCCTGAGTGCTTATGAAGTTGTTAATGAATATTCGCAAAGTGCATTGGAAACCATACTGCGAGAATACGGTGAAGTGACCAACTCCCGTAAAGTGGCGGAAGTGATTGTTCAGCGTCGCCCGTTTAATTCTGCAAAAGAACTCTCCAACGCAATTTTTCATCTGATGCCGAAGGGTAAAAAAATCCACCCCTCAACACTGGTGATGCAGGCGATTCGGATTGAAGTCAACGATGAACTGGGTGAATTGACCCGTTTGCTCGATGCGATTGAATCTTCGGCTATTAAGCATCTGCGCGTTGCGATCATCACGTTTCATTCACTTGAAGACCGTATTGTGAAAAACCGGTTCAGTAAATGGGCAAAAAATTGTATTTGTCCTGATGATGCGATGCGATGCACCTGTGGCAATAAAAATGCGATCGGCAAAATTATTACGAAAAAACCGCTGAGCGCTCAGGATGATGAATTACGGGCAAATTCCAGAAGCCGTAGTGCGAAACTGCGAATATTTGAAATACGAAGAGATTGA
- a CDS encoding DsbA family protein: protein MSLMPKLSTILLLSASLFGATDAEVVSFLKKGIGGNPNVTNLQIEVNGKKNLAAVSGWQAYFVTIEADVKQGSETRRINQNGTYFVNGNIIAPELVNLKTGERYNDIVAPDFNNAFYTAANRISGDANATHKIAIFSDPLCPFCRRYVPEALSYMEKFPKTFAVYYYHFPLSGLHPAAVTLTKAAIAAEQNGTKDAVLKLYNVDINANEKDEQKILNAFNKTFGTKIGVNDIRRSSVVKQFEFDQQVAQTMMVAGTPTVFFNGQKDTSKNKYKEIKVK, encoded by the coding sequence ATGTCATTGATGCCGAAATTATCGACGATACTCCTGCTCTCCGCTAGCCTTTTTGGAGCGACCGACGCTGAAGTTGTCTCATTTTTGAAAAAGGGAATAGGGGGAAATCCTAATGTTACCAATTTACAGATTGAGGTTAATGGTAAAAAAAATCTTGCTGCGGTGAGCGGATGGCAAGCCTATTTTGTTACGATTGAGGCTGATGTAAAACAAGGCAGTGAAACTCGACGTATCAATCAAAACGGGACCTATTTTGTTAATGGCAATATTATCGCACCCGAACTGGTTAATCTTAAAACAGGTGAGCGTTATAACGATATCGTTGCCCCTGATTTTAACAATGCGTTTTATACCGCTGCCAATCGCATCAGCGGTGATGCAAATGCAACGCATAAAATAGCGATTTTCTCCGATCCACTTTGTCCGTTTTGCCGTCGTTATGTCCCTGAAGCACTCTCTTATATGGAAAAATTTCCCAAAACGTTTGCCGTTTATTATTATCATTTCCCTCTTTCCGGTCTCCATCCTGCAGCTGTAACGTTGACAAAAGCGGCAATAGCGGCAGAACAAAACGGCACTAAAGATGCAGTCTTAAAGCTTTATAACGTAGATATTAATGCCAATGAAAAAGATGAGCAAAAGATTCTAAATGCGTTTAATAAAACTTTTGGAACAAAAATCGGTGTGAATGATATTCGACGTTCCTCGGTAGTCAAACAATTCGAATTTGACCAACAAGTAGCACAAACAATGATGGTAGCCGGAACACCGACCGTCTTTTTCAACGGACAGAAAGACACTTCAAAAAATAAATACAAAGAGATTAAGGTTAAGTAA
- a CDS encoding menaquinone biosynthesis decarboxylase → MTLKKTIDLLKSKDELRVIDTPLDIYLEIPHLAYAEVKKEGGGKALLFTHPIDRKSGKTFETPVVMNLFGSYARTELLFGRKVEGVASEIEKLLHMKPPQGFKEKIGMLGDLFAMKDIFPKKLKTRGSCQEIVKQGNEVNLYDLPILTTWEEDGGPFITMGQVYTQSLDGALVNLGMYRLQVYDNNHLGMHWQIHKDSSHFFDQYQRAGKKMPVSIAIGGDPLYTWCATAPLPYGVNELLLYGLIKKESPKLVESLTTPLYIPEDVDFVIEGWVDTEKLQLEGPFGDHTGYYTLAEHYPVLEVSAITHRKTPYYLATVVGKPPLEDKYMGWATERVFLPLLKTNAADLIDYHMPENGVFHNLILAKMKPLYKGHAKQFMHIFWGSGQMSFVKHALFFGEDAPKLTNYEALITYALNRFIPKCLFVSEGITDALDHSSPESLVGGKLGIDFTASYSPSAPESIESTLLLEKVHSFISEAVGLTQYMRHTANPITVVSVRKESRSIKDCFSLLEPLKEYLRIVIFVDEAKNDIHNPYMLLWRVTNNMDAARDLYTSDVIVAIDGTTKTKVDGFEREWPGDVECTSSVVERLKSLSLWDLDLKLEKKYRL, encoded by the coding sequence GTGACATTAAAAAAAACGATTGATCTGCTAAAATCCAAAGATGAACTTCGTGTCATCGATACCCCTTTAGATATTTATCTTGAGATTCCCCATCTAGCCTATGCTGAAGTGAAAAAAGAGGGGGGAGGAAAAGCACTTCTCTTTACCCACCCGATCGATCGTAAAAGCGGTAAAACATTCGAAACTCCGGTTGTTATGAATCTTTTTGGTTCTTATGCCCGGACCGAGCTTCTTTTTGGACGCAAAGTAGAAGGGGTAGCCAGCGAAATCGAAAAGCTTCTCCACATGAAACCGCCGCAAGGGTTCAAAGAAAAAATCGGAATGCTCGGCGATTTGTTTGCCATGAAAGATATTTTCCCTAAAAAACTCAAAACACGCGGCAGCTGCCAAGAGATTGTGAAGCAGGGCAATGAAGTGAATCTGTATGATCTGCCGATTTTGACGACATGGGAAGAGGACGGCGGACCGTTTATTACGATGGGGCAGGTTTATACTCAGAGTTTGGACGGTGCTTTGGTCAATCTTGGAATGTATCGTTTGCAAGTCTATGATAACAATCATTTGGGGATGCACTGGCAGATTCATAAAGATTCGTCGCACTTTTTCGATCAGTATCAGCGTGCCGGTAAGAAAATGCCGGTATCGATTGCGATTGGAGGAGATCCTCTGTACACGTGGTGTGCAACAGCTCCATTACCCTACGGTGTGAATGAATTGTTACTCTATGGACTGATCAAAAAAGAGTCCCCAAAGCTGGTTGAATCCCTTACGACTCCCCTTTATATTCCTGAGGATGTTGATTTCGTCATCGAGGGATGGGTAGATACCGAAAAACTTCAACTTGAGGGGCCGTTTGGAGATCATACCGGATATTATACCCTTGCAGAACATTATCCGGTGTTGGAAGTGAGTGCTATCACACACCGCAAAACCCCTTATTATCTTGCAACCGTTGTCGGGAAACCACCATTGGAAGATAAATATATGGGTTGGGCAACCGAGAGGGTGTTTTTACCGCTGTTGAAAACGAATGCGGCGGATTTGATCGATTACCATATGCCGGAGAACGGTGTTTTTCATAACCTTATTTTGGCAAAAATGAAACCGTTGTACAAAGGGCACGCCAAACAGTTTATGCATATTTTTTGGGGATCAGGACAGATGAGTTTTGTCAAACATGCCCTGTTTTTTGGGGAAGATGCTCCGAAATTGACCAATTATGAAGCGCTAATAACGTATGCACTAAACCGATTTATCCCAAAATGCCTTTTTGTCTCCGAAGGGATTACCGATGCGTTGGATCACTCCAGTCCTGAATCGCTCGTAGGGGGGAAATTAGGGATAGATTTTACGGCTTCGTATTCACCGAGTGCACCTGAATCGATTGAGAGTACACTCTTATTGGAAAAAGTACACTCCTTCATTTCCGAAGCGGTTGGATTAACGCAGTATATGCGTCATACGGCTAATCCGATTACGGTTGTAAGTGTGCGTAAAGAAAGTCGCTCAATCAAAGATTGTTTCTCCCTTTTGGAACCATTAAAAGAGTATTTACGTATTGTTATTTTTGTCGATGAAGCGAAAAATGATATCCATAACCCTTATATGCTCCTTTGGCGCGTAACCAATAATATGGATGCAGCTCGTGATCTTTATACGTCTGATGTTATCGTTGCGATTGACGGTACTACCAAAACAAAAGTCGATGGATTTGAACGTGAATGGCCCGGTGATGTTGAATGTACCTCTTCTGTGGTTGAACGTCTTAAATCACTTTCATTATGGGATTTAGATCTTAAATTAGAGAAGAAATACCGGCTATAA
- a CDS encoding FxsA family protein encodes MIYFLIYLFLEVTLTIEIASHIGGLATFFEIVGSAFLGIFILMNFRHTLSENLDALRTRQIDMQGFSNRNLMGLFGAILLILPGFLCDIIGVLMQFSLIGVLIINRFTRKYSPENHTYTTQKDDHVIDAEIIDDTPALR; translated from the coding sequence ATGATTTATTTCCTGATCTACCTTTTTTTGGAAGTGACCCTCACGATTGAGATTGCTTCACATATCGGTGGATTGGCTACTTTTTTTGAGATTGTCGGAAGCGCATTTTTAGGCATTTTTATCTTAATGAATTTTCGCCATACCCTGAGTGAAAATCTCGATGCCCTCCGTACGCGCCAGATTGATATGCAAGGGTTCTCTAACCGCAATTTAATGGGCTTATTTGGAGCAATTCTCCTTATTCTCCCTGGATTTTTATGCGATATCATCGGTGTTTTAATGCAGTTTTCCCTCATAGGAGTACTAATCATTAACCGTTTTACGCGAAAATATTCTCCAGAAAACCACACTTACACCACACAAAAGGATGACCATGTCATTGATGCCGAAATTATCGACGATACTCCTGCTCTCCGCTAG
- a CDS encoding polyprenyl synthetase family protein yields the protein MIGMLETVETIIARLIDEVDYPHATELFQKLSGGKRLRARLILTIAPSDPSAPLLGAIVELIHAASLLHDDVIDEAQLRRGTPSVNATEGSKTAIMLGDILYSKAFSELTSFDPRISRAVAESVTRLSIGEMMDVGMAASFNTDRALYLKMLYLKTATLIEACAYSAAVLVGKDHEAHATYGKNLGLAFQIVDDILDITADEATLGKPSLNDFSEGKVTLPYIDLYERLDENEKQRLISNHAKVLDENEKKWIRSKMDEFKIIESSYAHASALCEEAIGAIGDDIALRSIIETVIKRSH from the coding sequence ATGATAGGAATGTTGGAAACCGTAGAAACCATTATTGCACGTTTGATTGATGAGGTTGATTATCCTCATGCCACAGAATTGTTCCAAAAGCTCTCCGGTGGTAAACGTCTTCGTGCGCGTCTTATTTTGACCATTGCCCCATCCGATCCGAGTGCCCCTTTGCTGGGAGCGATCGTTGAGTTGATCCATGCGGCGAGTCTGCTCCATGATGATGTTATCGATGAGGCACAACTGCGTCGAGGAACACCTTCGGTGAATGCCACGGAGGGATCTAAAACGGCTATTATGCTCGGTGATATCCTTTATTCTAAAGCGTTTAGTGAATTGACATCGTTTGATCCCCGTATTTCCCGAGCTGTTGCCGAATCGGTTACCCGTCTCTCGATCGGAGAGATGATGGACGTAGGGATGGCGGCGAGTTTCAATACCGATCGTGCACTCTACCTTAAAATGCTTTATCTCAAAACGGCTACCTTGATCGAAGCGTGTGCTTACAGTGCGGCGGTATTGGTCGGTAAAGATCATGAAGCGCATGCAACGTACGGGAAAAACTTGGGGTTGGCATTTCAAATTGTCGATGATATTCTCGATATTACTGCCGATGAAGCGACTCTGGGGAAACCTTCACTCAACGATTTTTCTGAGGGGAAAGTGACACTCCCTTATATCGATTTGTATGAGCGTCTCGATGAAAATGAAAAGCAGCGGCTTATCAGCAATCATGCTAAAGTTCTGGATGAGAATGAGAAAAAATGGATTCGCTCTAAAATGGATGAATTCAAAATTATTGAGAGCTCCTACGCACATGCCAGCGCATTATGTGAGGAAGCGATCGGTGCTATCGGAGATGATATCGCCTTGCGTTCCATCATCGAAACCGTCATCAAAAGAAGTCATTAA
- a CDS encoding proline--tRNA ligase, protein MRFSKAYIPTTKEAPKDAQLPSHIFLSRAGFVTQVAAGLYNFLPMGKRVLRKIENIINEEMASCDAQEVDLSFVTPAELWEESGRIEKFGKELLRFRDRKENLFVLGPTHEEMMVNIVRNRVNSYKQLPINLYQIKTKFRDEARPRFGLMRGREFVMKDGYSFHSSTEDLDREFDAMEAAYKRILERLGLEFRIVEADSGAIGGTGSKELMVLAGSGEDTLAVCDTCEYGANVEAARRAPRSIIPEAPSADFARFKTPDIKSIEDLSNFFHVDPYYTLKAVVQRAVYTEGSELVCFFIRGCDELQEVKARNSVAAIDLVDATEAELIEIGLVPGFIGPLDQDKIRIVMDNDTRGATTMICGANDVDYHFVGVDLSVMNEAHFADLASVQEGDGCPHCGGKILHTKGIEVGHIFKLGTVYSAPLKAEFLDENGRSQPFIMGTYGMGVSRLVAAVIEQHHDEKGCIWTQATAPYTVNVMVSNIKEEAHMAYGEELYASLQARGIETMLDDRKERFGFKMSDAELIGFPFTVVVGKELDNGSVQIMVRATREMITVNAADVLSKIEELIQ, encoded by the coding sequence ATGCGTTTTAGTAAAGCCTATATCCCAACCACCAAAGAAGCGCCGAAAGATGCTCAACTCCCGAGCCATATCTTTCTCTCACGCGCCGGATTTGTCACGCAGGTAGCTGCAGGATTGTATAATTTTTTACCTATGGGAAAACGGGTACTTCGTAAAATCGAAAACATTATTAACGAAGAGATGGCCTCATGCGATGCCCAAGAGGTTGATCTTAGTTTTGTCACCCCTGCAGAGCTATGGGAAGAGAGCGGACGGATTGAAAAATTCGGCAAAGAGCTCCTCCGTTTTCGTGACCGTAAAGAGAACCTTTTTGTCCTTGGACCGACCCATGAAGAGATGATGGTAAACATTGTCCGTAACCGAGTTAATAGTTACAAACAACTCCCGATTAATCTTTATCAAATCAAAACGAAATTCCGTGATGAAGCGCGTCCGAGATTCGGGTTAATGCGCGGACGTGAATTTGTGATGAAAGACGGCTACAGCTTTCACTCCAGTACGGAAGATTTGGATCGTGAATTCGATGCGATGGAAGCGGCATACAAACGTATTTTGGAGCGTTTAGGTTTGGAGTTTCGTATTGTTGAAGCCGACAGCGGAGCCATCGGCGGTACGGGTTCAAAAGAGCTGATGGTGTTAGCCGGAAGCGGTGAAGATACTCTCGCTGTGTGTGATACGTGTGAATACGGTGCGAATGTCGAAGCCGCTCGCCGAGCACCGCGAAGTATTATCCCTGAAGCGCCGAGCGCCGATTTTGCCCGTTTTAAAACACCGGATATCAAATCGATCGAAGATTTGAGCAATTTCTTCCATGTCGATCCTTACTATACCCTCAAAGCGGTAGTACAACGTGCGGTGTATACCGAGGGGAGTGAACTGGTTTGTTTCTTTATCCGAGGATGTGATGAACTCCAAGAGGTAAAAGCACGTAACAGTGTTGCTGCAATTGATTTGGTCGATGCTACCGAGGCAGAATTGATCGAAATCGGATTGGTTCCGGGATTTATCGGACCGTTGGATCAAGACAAGATCCGTATTGTCATGGATAATGACACGCGGGGTGCAACCACAATGATTTGCGGTGCGAATGACGTAGATTACCATTTCGTCGGCGTTGATTTGAGTGTAATGAACGAAGCTCATTTCGCCGATCTCGCAAGCGTACAAGAGGGGGATGGATGTCCTCACTGCGGAGGGAAGATTCTCCATACGAAAGGGATTGAAGTAGGACATATTTTTAAACTCGGGACCGTTTACTCCGCACCGCTCAAAGCGGAGTTTTTGGATGAAAACGGGCGTTCTCAACCCTTTATTATGGGAACGTATGGGATGGGTGTCAGCCGTCTCGTTGCTGCCGTGATCGAACAGCACCATGATGAAAAAGGGTGTATCTGGACCCAGGCAACAGCTCCGTATACGGTGAATGTGATGGTTTCTAATATCAAAGAAGAAGCGCACATGGCGTATGGCGAAGAGCTTTATGCTTCATTGCAAGCACGTGGAATCGAGACAATGCTGGATGATCGTAAAGAGCGTTTCGGATTTAAAATGTCGGATGCGGAATTGATCGGGTTCCCGTTCACTGTTGTCGTCGGAAAAGAACTTGATAACGGTTCGGTTCAGATTATGGTACGTGCAACCCGCGAAATGATTACCGTGAATGCGGCGGATGTCCTCAGTAAAATTGAGGAACTCATCCAATGA